The genomic interval CGGGTGGCGGCCTTCGCCTCGTCACGCAGCCTTTCGGCGATGGCTTTCCCTTTTGCTACTCGCTCACTCATCAGTGCAGTATTACAATCAGATGATGGCCTAGCCAGCCGCGCTTTCACCTTACCGACCTTGCCGGCGAGAAATGGGTGGGAGCACGGTGCTCCAATCTGTAAATGCCTGCGCCGTCTCTTATCCCAACCCTCTCCCGCACTGCGGGAGAGGGGGCGATCGCGCTAGTCGATCGCTTCGCGCTTTTCGCCCGTCGGATGCACGTAAATCTCGCTCCCAACCTCTTTGAACTTCGCGCTCATCTCTTCCATGCCGCGTTCGGCTTCTTCTTTTTTCGCGGCGTAATCACGGACGTCCTGCGTGATCTTCATCGAGCAAAACTTAGGCCCACACATGGAGCAGAAGTGCGCGGTTTTGTGCGCGTCTTTGGGCAGGGTTTCGTCGTGATATTGGCGGGCGGTGTCGGGGTCTAGGCTGAGATTGAATTGGTCTTCCCAGCGGAATTCGAAGCGCGCGCGGGAGAGCGCGTCGTCGCGGGTGCGCGCGTAGGGATGGCCTTTGGCGAGGTCGGCGGCGTGCGCGGCGAGCTTGTAGGTGATGACGCCGACTTTGACGTCGTCGCGATCGGGCAAGCCAAGATGCTCCTTCGGCGTGACGTAGCAGAGCATCGCCGTGCCGAACCAGCCGATCATGGCCGCGCCGATCGCAGACGTGATGTGGTCGTAGCCGGGCGCGATGTCGGTGGTCAGGGGCCCGAGCGTGTAGAAGGGCGCCTCGCCGCAGACTTCGAGCTGCTTGTCCATGTTCTCTTTGATCTTGTGCATCGGCACGTGGCCGGGGCCTTCGATCATGGTTTGCACGCCGTGCGCCCAGGCGATCTTGGTGAGTTCGCCGAGGGTTTCGAGTTCGGCAAATTGGGCTGCGTCGTTGGCGTCGGCGATGGAGCCGGGGCGCAGGCCGTCGCCGAGTGAGAAGCTCACGTCGTAGGCGCGCATGATTTCGCAGATCTCGGCGAAGTGCGTGTAGAGGAAGCTCTCTTTGTGATGGCTGAGGCACCACTTGGCCATGATCGAGCCGCCGCGCGAGACGATGCCGGTGACGCGCTTGGCGGTGAGATGGATGAAGGGCAGGCGCACGCCGGCGTGGACGGTGAAATAGTCGACGCCTTGTTCGGCCTGCTCGATGAGCGTGTCGCGATAGATTTCCCAGCTGAGGTCTTCGGCGACGCCGCCGACTTTTTCGAGCGCTTGATAGAGCGGCACGGTGCCGATTGGGACGGGCGAATTGCGGACGATCCAGTCGCGGATGTTGTGGATGTTGCGCCCGGTGGAGAGGTCCATCACCGTGTCGGCGCCGTGGCGGATGGCCCAGACGAGCTTGTCGACTTCTTCCGCCATCGATGAGGTGACGGCGGAATTGCCGATATTGGCGTTGATCTTCACGAGGAAGTTGCGGCCGATGATCATCGGCTCGAGTTCGGAATGATTGATGTTGGCCGGGATGATAGCGCGGCCGCGCGCGATTTCTTGGCGCACGAATTCCGGTGTGACGAAATCGGGGATGGAGGCGCCGAAATCCTCACCGTCGCG from Vitreimonas flagellata carries:
- the thiC gene encoding phosphomethylpyrimidine synthase ThiC, translated to MNKPENQAAFAPQVTTGPLIGSRKVYAAGCAHPDLRVPFREVAVHPTANEPPVTIYDPSGPYTDPDAIIDINAGLARTRAAWVKARGDVEEIDGREVKPEDNGNVSTEKLTPPFPKQPRVLRAKAGQAVTQLEYARRGIITPEMEFVAIRENMRREATQPFIRDGEDFGASIPDFVTPEFVRQEIARGRAIIPANINHSELEPMIIGRNFLVKINANIGNSAVTSSMAEEVDKLVWAIRHGADTVMDLSTGRNIHNIRDWIVRNSPVPIGTVPLYQALEKVGGVAEDLSWEIYRDTLIEQAEQGVDYFTVHAGVRLPFIHLTAKRVTGIVSRGGSIMAKWCLSHHKESFLYTHFAEICEIMRAYDVSFSLGDGLRPGSIADANDAAQFAELETLGELTKIAWAHGVQTMIEGPGHVPMHKIKENMDKQLEVCGEAPFYTLGPLTTDIAPGYDHITSAIGAAMIGWFGTAMLCYVTPKEHLGLPDRDDVKVGVITYKLAAHAADLAKGHPYARTRDDALSRARFEFRWEDQFNLSLDPDTARQYHDETLPKDAHKTAHFCSMCGPKFCSMKITQDVRDYAAKKEEAERGMEEMSAKFKEVGSEIYVHPTGEKREAID